From a single Pseudomonas cremoricolorata genomic region:
- a CDS encoding class I SAM-dependent methyltransferase gives MSIDAQYFAELYAGDEDPWAFRTRWYERRKRELIMACLPRQFFERIFEPACANGELSALLAERCARLVCQDLNTTAVSLARQRLAGFSHASVELGRLPADWPGERFDLIVLGEIGYYLDADDWLRVIEQSLSSLTEDGGLLACHWRHPIDGCPQDGQQVHAMLEQHLPLHRLLLHDEADFQLAYWTCRPRAIDLEERCL, from the coding sequence ATGAGTATCGATGCGCAGTATTTCGCCGAGCTCTATGCAGGTGATGAAGACCCTTGGGCGTTTCGCACCCGCTGGTACGAACGGCGCAAGCGTGAGCTGATCATGGCCTGCCTGCCCCGTCAGTTCTTCGAACGGATCTTCGAGCCGGCCTGCGCCAATGGCGAGCTCAGTGCCCTGCTCGCCGAACGCTGCGCGCGCCTGGTGTGTCAGGACCTGAACACCACCGCGGTGAGCCTGGCCCGCCAGCGCTTGGCCGGTTTCAGCCACGCCAGCGTCGAGCTGGGGCGCTTGCCGGCCGACTGGCCAGGCGAGCGCTTCGACCTGATCGTGCTCGGCGAGATCGGCTATTACCTGGATGCCGACGATTGGCTGCGGGTCATCGAGCAGTCACTGAGCAGCCTCACCGAAGACGGCGGCCTGCTGGCCTGTCATTGGCGCCACCCTATCGACGGCTGTCCCCAAGATGGCCAGCAGGTGCACGCCATGCTCGAACAGCACCTGCCGTTGCACCGCTTGCTGCTGCACGACGAAGCCGATTTTCAGCTGGCCTACTGGACATGCCGCCCACGGGCCATCGACCTCGAAGAGAGGTGCCTATGA
- a CDS encoding glycosyltransferase gives MIGVVIPAHNEARRLGRCLRAVHAAAAQAQVLGHSVQVVVVLDRCSDSTAAIAKRHGVDTVAVDAGNVGMARRAGAQHMLERGVRWLACTDADSKVPPHWLSWQMHCAADAVCGTVHIERWQPWQDAALRAQYRSRYQACEGHRHIHGANLGISALAYQRAGGFQPLAAHEDVHLVHALQDSGAQIIWTARNSVATSSRGDARAREGFGDYLIGLAQPG, from the coding sequence ATGATCGGCGTGGTGATTCCGGCGCACAACGAAGCGCGGCGCCTCGGCCGCTGCCTGCGCGCAGTCCACGCGGCGGCCGCACAGGCCCAGGTGCTGGGGCATTCGGTGCAGGTCGTGGTGGTGCTGGACCGCTGCAGCGACAGCACGGCAGCAATTGCCAAGCGCCATGGCGTCGACACGGTTGCGGTGGATGCAGGCAATGTCGGCATGGCGCGCCGCGCGGGTGCCCAGCACATGCTCGAACGCGGGGTGCGCTGGCTGGCCTGCACCGATGCCGACAGCAAGGTTCCGCCCCATTGGCTGAGCTGGCAGATGCACTGCGCCGCCGATGCGGTATGCGGCACCGTCCACATCGAGCGCTGGCAGCCTTGGCAGGACGCAGCCCTGCGTGCGCAATACCGCAGCCGTTACCAGGCCTGTGAGGGGCATCGACACATACATGGTGCCAACCTGGGCATCAGCGCCCTGGCCTATCAACGTGCCGGGGGGTTTCAGCCTTTGGCGGCCCATGAGGACGTACACCTGGTCCACGCCCTTCAGGACAGCGGCGCACAGATCATCTGGACCGCGCGCAACAGCGTAGCCACCAGCAGCCGTGGCGACGCGCGTGCCCGGGAGGGGTTCGGGGATTACTTGATAGGTCTGGCGCAGCCCGGCTGA
- a CDS encoding PLD nuclease N-terminal domain-containing protein, with product MEIGTIWIIIAAVVIITQIWAIWHIIGSDRRAERKMLWVVFVVWAPILGVLVWLVKGPRAVKGREVLKEK from the coding sequence ATGGAAATCGGAACGATCTGGATCATTATCGCTGCCGTGGTGATCATCACGCAGATTTGGGCGATCTGGCACATCATCGGCAGCGATCGCCGGGCCGAGCGCAAGATGCTGTGGGTGGTATTCGTCGTCTGGGCGCCGATCCTCGGTGTGCTGGTATGGCTGGTCAAAGGCCCACGCGCCGTGAAAGGTCGCGAAGTACTCAAGGAAAAATGA
- a CDS encoding GlxA family transcriptional regulator gives MATPRQFSKKASTSNMLRLKSASAEVEAPYQVGFVLLEHFSMASFTVAMDVLVTANLLRADSFAFAPLSMTGERVLSDLGLELIATPLVARELKNLDLLLVCGGLRTSLKYPELDRLLEDCASHGMALGGLWNGAWFLGRAGVLADYGCSIHPEQRASLAERSPQTRITPASFTLDRDRLSAASPNGAMELMLGLVRRMHGDALAEGVEEILSFSGARYRQVGPGAKKSMSLHLRNIVELMENNLEETLSLDQLASYSGRSRRQIDRLFQAQLGTSPRRYYMELRITKSRRLLQYSDLSVMDVAVACGFVSVSHFSKCYAAYFGYPPSREQRLGE, from the coding sequence GTGGCCACACCTCGTCAGTTCAGCAAGAAGGCCAGCACCAGCAACATGCTGCGGCTCAAATCCGCCAGCGCCGAGGTCGAGGCGCCGTATCAGGTCGGCTTCGTGCTGCTCGAGCACTTCTCGATGGCCAGTTTCACCGTGGCCATGGATGTGCTGGTGACCGCCAACCTGCTGCGCGCCGACAGCTTCGCGTTCGCGCCGCTGTCGATGACCGGCGAGCGGGTTCTGAGCGACCTTGGCCTGGAGTTGATCGCCACACCGCTGGTGGCACGCGAGCTGAAGAACCTCGACTTGTTGCTGGTCTGCGGCGGCTTGCGCACATCGCTGAAATACCCTGAGCTGGACCGCCTGCTCGAAGACTGCGCCAGTCACGGCATGGCCCTGGGCGGGCTATGGAACGGCGCGTGGTTCCTCGGCCGCGCCGGTGTGCTGGCCGACTATGGCTGCAGCATCCACCCCGAGCAGCGCGCCAGCCTGGCCGAGCGCAGCCCGCAGACGCGCATCACCCCGGCCAGCTTCACCCTCGACCGCGATCGCCTCAGCGCCGCCAGCCCCAATGGCGCCATGGAACTGATGCTGGGCCTGGTGCGCCGCATGCACGGTGACGCCCTGGCCGAGGGCGTGGAAGAGATTCTGTCGTTTTCGGGCGCGCGTTACCGCCAGGTCGGCCCGGGGGCGAAGAAGTCCATGAGCCTGCATCTGCGCAACATCGTCGAGCTGATGGAAAACAACCTGGAAGAGACCCTCAGCCTCGACCAACTGGCCTCCTACAGCGGCCGCTCGCGGCGCCAGATCGACCGCCTGTTCCAGGCCCAGCTGGGCACTTCACCGCGGCGCTACTACATGGAGCTGCGCATCACCAAGAGCCGTCGCCTGCTGCAGTACTCCGACCTCTCGGTCATGGACGTGGCAGTGGCCTGCGGCTTCGTCTCGGTGTCGCACTTCAGCAAGTGCTACGCCGCCTACTTCGGCTACCCGCCGTCGCGTGAGCAGCGCCTGGGCGAGTAG
- a CDS encoding TonB-dependent receptor plug domain-containing protein, producing MTHALRTPYLLGLPLACLLAPTANALPASDDARLETVTVISTGVRGNQRTVADSPAPIDVISSEQLLRSGRAELSEAISKLLPSFNFGTNTAGFQSGVRPLSNRGLSPAYTLVLVNGKRRHNGAVPASGSTDNSGANAVDIDMIPISAVDHIEVLKDSAAAQYGSDAVAGVINIILKNSAQGGHVESTYGQLYSGQGETLKLGGDKGFSLGDDGGFLHLFADARKRGTATWIDKADPSYRAYFEDERQAGWDRRAVKNGDPDLRAFNLGYNAELPLSDAFKLYSFATYGERRLEAYNNYRLPNSNASIPELFPDGYYPLNNIKDTDYQWLLGAKGNAGLWDWDLSTSYGRNKNQQSSDLTINPTYGPASPTSFDDLATLQFDQWVNNFDVTRAFDGLFGLGVPTRVSAGLEHRWERFRTFAGDPLAYSVGPYTYPATLPDGRPNPLYALANGQTAVGAQAALTIRPEDEADVKRNNYAGYLDLGLDLSPVWYLGAAARLEHYDDDSGNTASFKLNSRYELSDSVAVRGTLGSGFRAPSLTQSGYTVSDNRTALDANGNVVPALRRTVAPGSAAALAFGGDTLDPEKSRNAGLGLTWQPARRTSVTLDAYLIDIDDRIVLTENLYDQQNGAGAVGDILASLGLARTTWINYYTNAFDTRTRGLDLVGDHTSEFGEWGDVRWTLGFNWNKTTVRGSRGTPQALSDAGINVVGHGREGDLVAASPKTKWVLGSQWLLGNFTGTLQTTRYGKVETWQQNPSQDRSFGAKWITDLDLSYLLLDSLTVSVGGTNLFNVRPDKNGVYNANGNQAGYGNPPFHPGGGFWYTKLAYDF from the coding sequence ATGACCCACGCCTTGCGCACCCCTTACCTGCTGGGCTTGCCCCTTGCCTGCCTGCTCGCCCCCACCGCAAACGCCCTGCCCGCCAGCGACGATGCGCGCCTGGAGACCGTCACGGTGATTTCCACCGGTGTGCGCGGCAACCAGCGCACGGTGGCCGACAGCCCAGCGCCGATCGATGTGATCAGCAGTGAGCAATTGCTGCGCAGCGGTCGCGCCGAGCTGTCGGAGGCCATTTCCAAACTGTTGCCCTCGTTCAACTTCGGCACCAACACCGCAGGCTTTCAGTCCGGGGTCAGGCCATTGAGCAACCGCGGGCTGAGCCCGGCCTATACCCTGGTGCTGGTCAACGGCAAACGCCGTCACAACGGCGCCGTGCCGGCCAGCGGTTCGACCGACAACAGCGGCGCCAACGCGGTCGACATCGACATGATCCCGATCAGCGCGGTGGACCACATCGAAGTGCTCAAGGACAGTGCCGCAGCGCAATACGGCTCGGACGCCGTGGCCGGGGTAATCAACATCATCCTCAAGAACAGCGCCCAGGGCGGACACGTGGAAAGCACTTACGGCCAGCTATATAGCGGACAGGGTGAAACCCTCAAGCTCGGCGGCGACAAAGGTTTCAGTCTGGGCGATGACGGCGGTTTCCTGCACCTGTTCGCAGATGCACGCAAACGCGGCACAGCCACCTGGATCGACAAAGCCGACCCCAGCTACCGCGCCTACTTCGAAGACGAACGCCAGGCCGGCTGGGATCGTCGCGCGGTAAAGAACGGCGACCCCGACCTGCGCGCCTTCAACCTGGGCTACAACGCCGAACTGCCACTGAGCGATGCATTCAAGCTGTATTCCTTCGCCACCTACGGCGAGCGCCGCCTGGAGGCCTACAACAACTACCGCCTGCCCAACAGCAATGCGTCGATCCCTGAACTGTTCCCCGACGGCTACTACCCGCTGAACAACATCAAGGACACCGACTACCAATGGCTGCTTGGCGCCAAGGGCAATGCCGGGCTGTGGGACTGGGACCTGTCCACCAGTTATGGGCGCAACAAGAATCAGCAGTCCAGCGACCTGACCATCAACCCCACCTACGGCCCGGCCTCACCGACCTCGTTCGATGACCTGGCGACCTTGCAATTCGACCAGTGGGTGAACAACTTCGACGTCACCCGCGCCTTCGACGGGCTGTTTGGCCTGGGCGTACCGACCCGGGTGTCGGCGGGGCTGGAACACCGCTGGGAACGTTTCCGCACCTTCGCAGGCGACCCGCTGGCCTACTCGGTCGGCCCCTACACCTACCCGGCCACCCTACCCGATGGCCGCCCCAACCCGTTGTATGCCCTGGCCAACGGGCAGACCGCAGTCGGCGCCCAGGCGGCACTGACCATCCGCCCGGAGGACGAAGCCGACGTCAAGCGCAACAACTACGCCGGCTACCTTGACCTGGGCCTGGACCTCAGTCCGGTCTGGTACCTGGGCGCGGCCGCGCGCCTGGAGCATTACGACGATGATTCGGGCAACACCGCGAGTTTCAAGCTCAACTCACGCTATGAGCTGAGCGACAGCGTCGCCGTGCGCGGTACCCTGGGCAGCGGGTTTCGCGCGCCTTCCCTGACCCAGAGTGGCTACACCGTCAGCGACAACCGCACCGCGCTGGACGCCAACGGCAACGTGGTGCCGGCCCTGCGCCGCACGGTCGCCCCCGGCAGCGCCGCAGCGCTGGCCTTCGGCGGCGACACCCTCGACCCGGAGAAATCCCGCAACGCCGGGCTGGGCCTGACCTGGCAGCCGGCACGGCGCACCAGCGTGACCCTGGATGCCTACCTGATCGACATCGACGACCGCATCGTGCTCACGGAAAACCTCTACGATCAGCAGAACGGCGCAGGCGCGGTGGGCGACATCCTCGCCTCGCTGGGTCTGGCGCGCACCACCTGGATCAACTACTACACCAACGCTTTCGACACCCGCACCCGCGGCCTTGACCTGGTCGGCGACCACACCAGTGAGTTCGGCGAATGGGGCGATGTGCGCTGGACCCTGGGCTTCAACTGGAACAAGACCACCGTGCGCGGCAGTCGTGGTACGCCCCAGGCACTGAGCGACGCGGGTATCAATGTGGTCGGCCACGGCCGCGAGGGTGATCTGGTGGCGGCCTCGCCCAAGACCAAGTGGGTGCTGGGCAGCCAGTGGTTGTTGGGCAACTTCACGGGTACGTTGCAGACCACCCGCTACGGCAAGGTCGAGACCTGGCAGCAGAACCCCAGCCAGGATCGCAGTTTCGGCGCCAAGTGGATCACTGACCTGGATCTTTCCTACCTGTTGCTCGACAGCCTCACGGTAAGCGTGGGCGGCACCAACCTGTTCAACGTGCGGCCCGACAAGAACGGCGTGTACAACGCCAACGGCAACCAGGCGGGCTACGGCAACCCGCCATTCCATCCCGGTGGCGGGTTCTGGTACACCAAGCTCGCTTACGATTTCTAG
- a CDS encoding putative bifunctional diguanylate cyclase/phosphodiesterase, whose amino-acid sequence MSTANEKDLPAAAKPLRRRLQRLLPAGFAAIGIGLALLLGHLDEQRDQGERLAAINARLGSLGAGLQAQLRATYGETEGMAQLIIADGKISSVHFQSMAREALSSSPYMRSITLAPDDVIDEVYPLQGNEVLLGLDYRSLPQQYPLVEQARERRDAVLAGPMKLLEGGYSLVYRRPVFLPGKRGVSFYWGSVSVVADVEHLLRAAGLNPYNPLQLAIRGTDGRGAEGGMIWGDERLFETPRASVLVEVPGGVWQLVGAPPDGWPLASPFRSPLFLLALGCTALFSLFVAQLTRSQRLLAERNAELGESQAQLQRLAHYDVITELPNRVLFQQQLQAAIADGHGLAVLMLDIDGFKQVNDSLGHAMGDLLLRLAAERFEATLPASDRLCRLGGDEFAFILFGNHDPVIERAQALLACLRRPFDLQGNATLVTGSIGLACFPQHGIAADTLLRHADTAMYAAKEAGRNGWRAYHEDMTERLQQRLVLERNLRRALQCNEFELWYQPKLALGSGRLQGVEALLRWRDPEHGLISPGEFIPLAERTGLILPLGERVLELACAQLAEWRALGCLPGTLAINVAALQIERSDYVASLRDTLQRFDISPALLEVEITESLLMESQQQAFAVLARLRAMGVVTAVDDFGTGYSSLAYLRSLPIDHLKIDRAFVKDLPDDAHAVAIAQAIIDLGHALGFRITAEGIETQAQYDFLCDAGCDQGQGYLLGRPMPAAQLQAWMAAQQISDPV is encoded by the coding sequence ATGAGTACAGCGAACGAGAAGGACCTTCCAGCTGCCGCCAAACCTCTGCGCAGGCGTCTTCAGCGCCTGCTGCCTGCAGGTTTCGCGGCCATCGGCATTGGCTTGGCATTACTGCTGGGGCATCTCGATGAGCAACGCGATCAGGGTGAACGTCTGGCTGCGATCAACGCTCGGCTGGGTAGCCTGGGCGCCGGTTTGCAGGCGCAGTTGCGTGCGACGTACGGCGAAACCGAAGGCATGGCGCAGCTGATCATCGCCGACGGCAAGATCAGCAGCGTGCATTTCCAGAGCATGGCCCGCGAGGCGCTGAGTTCATCGCCTTACATGCGCAGCATCACCCTGGCCCCGGACGATGTGATCGACGAGGTCTATCCGTTGCAAGGCAACGAGGTATTGCTCGGCCTGGATTATCGCAGTCTGCCGCAGCAATACCCGCTGGTAGAGCAGGCCCGCGAGCGGCGTGACGCGGTGCTGGCCGGGCCGATGAAACTGCTCGAAGGCGGTTACTCGCTGGTCTACCGGCGGCCTGTGTTCCTGCCCGGCAAGCGCGGGGTGAGTTTCTACTGGGGTAGCGTTTCGGTGGTGGCCGATGTCGAGCACCTGCTGCGCGCCGCCGGTTTGAACCCTTACAACCCCCTGCAGCTGGCCATTCGCGGCACCGACGGACGCGGCGCCGAAGGCGGCATGATCTGGGGTGACGAGCGCCTGTTCGAGACGCCCCGGGCCAGTGTGCTGGTGGAGGTGCCGGGGGGCGTCTGGCAACTGGTCGGTGCGCCGCCGGATGGCTGGCCGTTAGCCAGCCCGTTTCGTTCGCCGTTGTTCCTGCTGGCGCTGGGCTGCACCGCGTTGTTCAGCCTGTTCGTCGCGCAACTGACACGCAGCCAGCGCCTGCTCGCCGAACGCAATGCCGAACTGGGCGAGTCCCAGGCACAACTGCAACGCCTGGCCCATTACGACGTCATCACCGAACTGCCTAACCGCGTGCTGTTCCAGCAGCAGTTGCAGGCTGCTATCGCCGATGGTCACGGCCTGGCCGTGCTGATGCTCGACATCGACGGTTTCAAGCAGGTCAACGATAGCCTCGGCCATGCCATGGGCGATCTGCTGCTGCGTCTTGCTGCCGAGCGCTTCGAGGCTACCTTGCCTGCCAGCGACCGCCTGTGCCGGCTGGGGGGCGACGAGTTCGCGTTCATTTTGTTCGGCAATCACGATCCAGTGATCGAGCGTGCGCAGGCGCTGCTCGCTTGTCTGCGCCGTCCCTTCGACCTGCAAGGCAACGCCACGCTGGTCACCGGCAGCATTGGTCTTGCCTGCTTCCCCCAGCACGGCATAGCGGCCGACACCTTGCTGCGCCACGCCGACACGGCCATGTACGCCGCCAAGGAAGCGGGCCGCAATGGCTGGCGCGCCTACCACGAAGACATGACCGAGCGCCTGCAGCAACGCCTGGTGCTGGAGCGCAACCTGCGCCGGGCCTTGCAGTGCAACGAGTTCGAGCTGTGGTATCAGCCCAAGCTGGCGCTGGGCAGTGGACGCCTGCAGGGGGTCGAGGCGTTGTTGCGCTGGCGAGATCCTGAACATGGCCTGATCTCGCCGGGCGAGTTCATACCCCTGGCCGAGCGCACCGGGTTGATCCTGCCGCTGGGCGAACGGGTGCTGGAGCTGGCCTGCGCGCAGTTGGCCGAGTGGCGCGCGCTTGGCTGTCTGCCGGGCACGCTGGCGATTAATGTGGCGGCCTTGCAGATCGAGCGCAGCGATTACGTTGCCAGTTTGCGCGACACCCTGCAGCGCTTTGACATCAGCCCGGCGCTGCTGGAGGTGGAGATTACCGAGAGCCTGCTGATGGAAAGCCAGCAACAGGCCTTCGCGGTGCTGGCGCGCTTGCGCGCGATGGGTGTGGTCACCGCAGTCGATGACTTCGGCACTGGTTATTCTTCGCTGGCCTACCTGCGCAGCCTGCCCATCGACCATCTGAAGATCGACCGCGCCTTCGTCAAGGACCTGCCCGACGATGCCCATGCCGTTGCCATCGCCCAGGCCATTATCGATCTGGGCCATGCCCTGGGGTTTCGCATCACCGCCGAAGGCATCGAGACGCAGGCGCAGTACGACTTCCTGTGTGACGCCGGCTGTGACCAGGGTCAGGGCTACCTGCTCGGCCGACCCATGCCAGCGGCGCAGCTGCAAGCCTGGATGGCCGCGCAGCAGATCAGCGATCCTGTCTAG
- a CDS encoding NADP-dependent glyceraldehyde-3-phosphate dehydrogenase — MNAVLDALFPSIDEIPEAWRPGQPQEQREYLVDGELRQWPGALAAVRSPISLKSADGEQPLILGSTPLLDADTALSALDAAVRAYDNGRGTWPTLRVAERIQHVEQFLQRMGEQRTAVVKLLMWEIGKNLKDAEKEFDRTCDYITDTIGALKELDRRSSRFELEQGTLGQIRRAPLGVALCMGPYNYPLNETFTTLIPALIMGNTVVFKPAKFGVLLIRPLLEAFRDSFPPGVINVIYGRGHDTVSALMASGKVDVFAFIGTHKAAAELKKLHPRPHRLRAVLGLDAKNPGIVLPDVDLDNAVDEALTGALSFNGQRCTALKILFVHEQQVEAFLERLQAKLATLKAGMPWTPGVALTPLPEPGKPDYLEGLLTDACAHGARVLNEGGGQRRGAFFYPALLYPVNAAMRVYHEEQFGPIIPVVPYGDIQSVIDYVLDSDYGQQLSLFGNDPATIGRLVDTFANQVGRININAQCQRGPDTYPFNGRKNSAEGTLSVHDALRVFSIRTLVATRFNAANKQLVSEIIRNRQSNFLSTDYIF; from the coding sequence ATGAATGCTGTGCTCGACGCTCTTTTCCCCAGCATTGACGAGATTCCCGAGGCCTGGCGTCCTGGCCAACCTCAGGAGCAACGCGAATACCTGGTCGACGGTGAACTGCGCCAGTGGCCCGGTGCCCTGGCCGCCGTACGCAGTCCGATCTCGTTGAAATCGGCAGACGGCGAGCAGCCGCTGATCCTGGGCAGCACGCCGCTGCTCGACGCCGACACCGCTCTCAGCGCCCTGGACGCCGCCGTGCGTGCCTACGACAACGGCCGCGGCACCTGGCCCACGCTGCGCGTCGCCGAACGCATCCAGCACGTCGAGCAGTTCCTGCAGCGCATGGGCGAGCAACGCACCGCGGTGGTCAAGCTGCTGATGTGGGAAATCGGCAAGAACCTCAAGGACGCCGAGAAGGAATTCGACCGCACCTGCGACTACATCACCGACACCATCGGTGCGCTCAAGGAACTCGACCGCCGTTCCAGCCGCTTTGAGCTCGAACAAGGCACGTTGGGCCAGATTCGCCGGGCGCCGCTGGGCGTGGCACTGTGCATGGGGCCGTACAACTACCCGCTCAACGAAACCTTCACCACGCTGATTCCGGCGTTGATCATGGGCAACACGGTGGTGTTCAAGCCGGCCAAGTTCGGCGTGCTGCTGATCCGTCCGCTGCTCGAAGCCTTCCGCGACAGCTTTCCGCCTGGGGTGATCAACGTCATCTACGGCCGTGGCCACGACACCGTCAGCGCGCTGATGGCCAGCGGCAAGGTCGATGTGTTCGCCTTCATCGGCACGCACAAGGCCGCCGCCGAACTGAAGAAGCTGCACCCGCGCCCGCATCGCCTGCGCGCGGTGCTGGGGCTGGATGCGAAGAACCCGGGCATCGTCCTGCCCGACGTCGATCTGGACAACGCCGTCGACGAAGCGCTGACCGGCGCGCTGTCGTTCAATGGCCAGCGCTGCACGGCGCTGAAAATTCTATTCGTCCATGAACAGCAGGTCGAGGCCTTCCTCGAACGCCTGCAAGCGAAACTCGCCACCCTCAAGGCCGGCATGCCCTGGACGCCGGGGGTGGCCCTGACGCCACTGCCTGAGCCGGGCAAACCGGATTACCTCGAAGGCCTGCTGACCGATGCCTGCGCCCACGGCGCCCGGGTACTCAACGAGGGTGGCGGGCAGCGCCGTGGCGCGTTCTTCTACCCGGCGTTGCTGTACCCGGTGAACGCGGCCATGCGTGTCTACCATGAAGAGCAGTTCGGCCCCATCATTCCCGTGGTGCCCTATGGCGACATCCAGAGCGTGATCGACTACGTGCTCGACTCCGACTACGGCCAGCAACTGAGCCTGTTCGGCAACGACCCGGCGACCATCGGCCGGCTGGTCGATACCTTCGCCAACCAGGTCGGGCGCATCAACATCAACGCGCAGTGCCAACGCGGCCCCGACACCTACCCGTTCAACGGGCGCAAGAACAGCGCCGAAGGCACGCTGTCGGTGCACGATGCGTTGCGGGTGTTTTCCATCCGCACGCTGGTCGCTACCCGCTTCAATGCCGCCAACAAACAGTTGGTGAGCGAGATCATCCGCAATCGGCAGTCGAATTTCCTCAGCACCGACTACATTTTCTGA
- the yiaY gene encoding L-threonine dehydrogenase, with product MSSTFFIPAVNIMGNDCLNEAMDAIAGYGLRRALIVTDQGLARAGIAARIAGLLAERDIDSRIFDGAKPNPTVGNVEAGLAVLQRERCDCVISLGGGSPHDCAKGIALCATNGGHISDYEGVDRSSKPQLPLIAINTTAGTASEMTRFCIITDEVRHVKMAIVDRNVTPLLSVNDPALMVGMPPSLTAATGMDALTHAVEAYVSTAATPITDACALKAVSLISQYLRQAVAHGSDLQAREQMAYAQFLAGMAFNNASLGYVHAMAHQLGGFYDLPHGVCNAVLLPHVQRFNAQVSAARLRDVAKAMGIKVCGLNDQQGALAAIEAIEQLSADIDIPNGLRALGAKVEDVPLLAANALKDACGLTNPRSAVQSEIEAIFKAAF from the coding sequence ATGAGCAGCACCTTCTTCATCCCCGCCGTGAACATCATGGGCAACGACTGCCTGAACGAAGCCATGGACGCCATTGCCGGCTACGGTCTGCGCCGGGCGTTGATCGTCACTGACCAAGGGCTCGCACGTGCGGGGATTGCCGCGCGCATCGCAGGCCTTCTGGCCGAGCGCGACATCGACTCGCGCATCTTCGATGGCGCCAAACCCAACCCCACCGTCGGCAACGTCGAAGCGGGCCTGGCGGTGCTGCAGCGTGAGCGCTGTGACTGTGTGATCTCCCTCGGTGGCGGCTCGCCCCACGACTGCGCCAAGGGCATCGCCCTGTGCGCCACCAACGGTGGGCACATCAGTGACTACGAGGGTGTCGACCGTTCCAGCAAGCCGCAGCTGCCGCTGATCGCCATCAACACCACCGCCGGCACCGCCAGCGAAATGACCCGCTTCTGCATCATCACCGACGAAGTGCGCCACGTGAAAATGGCCATCGTCGATCGTAACGTCACGCCGCTGCTGTCGGTCAATGACCCGGCGCTGATGGTCGGCATGCCGCCGTCACTCACCGCCGCCACTGGCATGGACGCGCTGACCCATGCGGTCGAGGCGTACGTTTCGACCGCGGCCACGCCGATCACCGACGCCTGCGCGCTCAAGGCTGTCAGCCTGATCAGCCAGTACCTGCGCCAGGCCGTGGCCCACGGCAGTGACCTGCAAGCCCGTGAGCAGATGGCCTACGCCCAGTTCCTCGCCGGCATGGCCTTCAACAACGCCTCGCTCGGCTACGTACACGCCATGGCGCACCAGCTTGGCGGCTTCTATGACTTGCCCCACGGCGTGTGCAACGCGGTGCTGCTGCCCCATGTGCAGCGCTTCAACGCCCAGGTCAGCGCGGCGCGCCTGCGCGACGTGGCCAAGGCCATGGGGATCAAGGTGTGCGGCCTGAACGATCAGCAAGGTGCGCTGGCCGCCATCGAGGCCATCGAGCAGCTCTCGGCCGACATCGACATTCCCAATGGCCTGCGCGCCCTGGGCGCCAAGGTCGAAGACGTGCCCCTGCTGGCAGCCAATGCCCTGAAAGACGCCTGCGGCCTGACCAACCCACGCAGCGCCGTGCAGAGCGAAATCGAAGCGATCTTCAAAGCAGCGTTCTGA